In Euphorbia lathyris chromosome 2, ddEupLath1.1, whole genome shotgun sequence, the sequence ttcagtgaagttctttctaagcctttttagctcgtttataatatttgtgaaccttgcgtttatttctgagatgtcttcattctcattcatctcaaacagctcgtagagtctcatatgttgattgactttagactccttaactttgcttgtcccttcataggttacttcaagcttcttccaaatctcccgtgctgactcgcaacctgaaattttattgtattctgcagcatctaacgcacagtgaagcatgtttatagccgaagcattattttgtaattttctgaggtcatcctctgtccactcagcctcacttttaacaattttctcattgttaacagttttgtatggcacatgtggaccttgaacaattgcaagccatgcactcatgtttgtggcttgaataaagttcttcatcctattcttccagaatgtataatttgacccaaagaataggggaggtctagtgattgatagtccctcagggagtatctgtgttgtttggtttcctggaaggaaccgagtgctattctcacccatttttagagATCAGCTCAAGactgttaaatctttgagtagtgagcttggctctgataccacttgttggtccctagtaattagttccaagggggggggttaggaactaatacaattttttcgttttaattaagctgactgaagttattttgagtagtttattaactcagcttttggtcagcttggtgagatatatttcaagacagctttagtcagatgttgactacagttgttttcttgtgagttgagaattgacactcttataggtcagcttctaactcagcaccacttatttactcaaggtcagcttaggcaatttatatgctgagtaaatatagcaaacaacacatgcaatataagagagagtttagagattactcagtatcacttatcctggttcggtctctctgcctacgtccagtccccagagtcctccgggctttttgaatccaatactgagctctttaaaggtagagcacaaaccaattacaaggcagttgaatatgcaagagtaccttcctctattcgtctactcaactcctactaagtgctacaacccagcacctagatttctctatcactgaatgcttacaaccaagtcactcaacttaacactctcaatattcctattgatcacgaaCTTGTTCTTCttaaactaaagaacactttagatgattacacaataatcaatctagcatttacatagagaataaaaaaattggtgtaagatctttttgtatttgagtgctttcaagattttctctctttgtatttttctcttaatACTTCAGTggtgatccaaggttcttcattgtccttttatagaaggaaattgcagatttggattgtttgaattgttgttaccgttaacaccaaaacagctcttttggggaacaatttctggtcagcttcagactgttccgacATTCCCTTTctttgttttcttcaggcgtcaggtttgtcttcttgcgtctggcttgtctttttgtgccagttgtcttttaccaataatccaatgacccatgtctcttggaattagtcttttgtgtgtcttcgaggttccaattattggtgcagaagattggcagactttgtcctttagtgaacggatccttcatgctgtcctgattgTGACTCAGCTTCATTTGTTATCCTCAAATATttaacttccatgctgagttctttcttagtcagcttcgttcttgTTTGTATAACTCTGAAGGATTCTTCTACTATATTCAGCTTCGTTCTGACGATTTTGAAGGAAGTTTCTGATGCTAAGTTTTACACCACTCAGCTTCTCATACTTTCATGCCGAGTTCCGTTTAGCTCagctttggcttatgctgacttctgacatgtcttactttatatatatttttgcactcaatattgaacaaacacattagtacaattaaatcaaagcattaagtttaattgcctcttaatcatggatgattttttcaaatcaaaatcttgtggaaaggtgtttcaacaaactcccccattttgatgttggcaaaatacataattatggaactcagttagaagttaccccatgattgatttttgaaatgactcccccgtaagggttgcacatattgtcttaacttaattctaaaccttccaagatttaattgaattatctttaagacacttgtgtatactgacttagttttaatgtTGGAgtttaagtcagctttcaaaaatattagaagtgtgttgttactcagtttattatctaagtgttttagtgttaatttatactgagtatgttttacttcttgacttgtttgttcaattttatcgactatATTGAGAAAACAGTACTTGGCATAGATTAAATAAGAGAACAAAGCAAACACATACATGAAGGTTTCTATGCTAGTTCTAAACAAACATTTACTAGACTAcatctagttctacttcttcttcttctgagtttggtggtcagcttgagctattcctttacctttgtctttacttcctgagaCATTACCTGGAAGCTGAGTTCcaccttgacttgtctcccccgttttgccatcatcgggtttataaaggaaggtTTCATTTTGTGCGGCATTGGAAAGGtaatgggagtagcgctgaagccgcttagtgctttcacccaaaccaTCAATGACAGGGACACTGTCATCCTGGACATGCCGAGGAACCCGGAGAGAGCTGTTGATCATGCTaagtaggcattcatgggatttgctcagccaggtgagcgagccaGTGATCTGACcgaaagattgatggtacatcttgagcaaggcagaatcataaaacatgcgctgagcattgttgatgcgcattgccttcattatagcttgtgaaaagctcaagagttcactATTTGAGACTgtgtcaacatccatctggacTTTGTTGACATTGAGGAGACTCACTGCTTCACTTAATTGGTCGATGGTGCACTGAGAAGTAGAAGATACCAATTCACGCGTAttagtcagctcagcattcagcttggtaaagcagtcttgcaactcagcagatgtagcatactcaggattggcAGTTGCACTAGATGTGGTCAGTTCCGCGGTTAGCTTAGCAAAatagctttgaagctcagtggaagtgacataccctggattgacttctgacagttggtgaattttaccttcaagcgaattcatatgggttgCCATTGTCAGCATCAGTTCAGTCAGTTTGGCTATCTGGCCTTGAttgggttgctgagtttgaaccgtagTAATAATACTGACCAGATCCTTAAGGCCCCTGAGttcatttagaagctgagtaatacctgatagttgagaggactcagcttgagtggatTGGTGTGCATCAGTTCGAGGAGTGTTTaagtcttgaagcaaggactgagcagaagcaatgacacgacgtcctgactcagtagcattcaagtatgcgaATTGATCAGCATTAGGctcagaggctggtattgagcttgatggtggtggaggagttggttctttgccagattgagtaccttgattggtaccttgATTGATTTCAGGAGCTGTGTCATCAACAttctgagttggaggtggagtttgattaggCATGTTGACCTGTTCATGTTGAATGGTTGAAGTGGAAACATGATTTGATCCATCTTGAGTAACTTGGATTGGATCTTCAggggtcttggcttgttcctcatcctgagtaacagaggcttgtttttgtacGGAATTTGCTGGAGGTGACTCAGTTTCAGCATCGTTCGAGaaatactggaactggattgtgGAGAGGTCAGTCTCAATATCGTCAATAGGAAAGTTGTTCATAAGATCAATTTGCATCCTCCTCCAGTCTAGGAAAGGAAACCCCAGAAAGGGCTTTATCCAAATCCACCTCCTCCTCTTTAAAAAGGTCTTTATAGAAGTCAAGGGCCAGACGACGAATACCttcatcctcatagacccaatcaccactggagtctttaatagcatcgatcCGATTCCTCTATCTCCTAATAATAGTAGAGAGGTGGAAAACCCTAGTATTTCGGTCCCCGTCCTTAATCCAAGActttctagatttctggaaccaaagaagctcttcctgtctaagcacagcttccaattCGTTCTAGAGGGATCTAAGCTGACAATTCAGACTATGGTCGAACCTGGTCTCCAAACAATGTtgaatgccttcaattcttcttaaaagtttattttttcttctgatgatgtggccaaagatgtttttattccatcccaccatattccttctaaacccctccgcggcaaggagaacattcgaatgaggttgccaattatctttaacaaaaattttaaactcaggatgggaATCCCAAGCAACCAGGTATCTAAAAGGTCTATTTCCTTTAATCCGATTACATTTAACCAGCTTAACGAGGATAGGACAGTGGTCAGAGTGGCGGAAAGGAAGGTTAAGCACGTTAATTTCGGGAAATCTATAACTCGCAGCAACATttgcataaactttgtccaaccgaacaaacacgctattccttttccaagtaaacttgtgACTAGCGGCTCCCAGGTCAGACAGCCCGCATAAATCCAtattttgcttatgattaaggcaccggttcacataatgattaccccccctCTCTGGTCACTCATAAGGCCAATATCGTTAAAGTCCCCAGCAACCATCCAAGCCTCCACCATGCTAGTACTAATAGAGTGGAGGATCTCCCACAGCTTTTTACGGTTAGTCGAAACCGGatcagcataaacaaaggtcacaaagaaaggtttattaccagggtaacagaccttactatgaatgaatTGATTATCCAAACTgataatatcaatattaacacgatctggcttccaaaaaagccaaatcccccctgtcCGACCAGTAGCCTCAGATCTGACACAACTCCAATTTTTAAACTtcctaaccacctcatctgcttttgaaccactaaccttggtttcaagaagagcaaaacaagaaggattaaactgcttaataagatctttaacatggatgtgggtagccttgctagccgcacctctaacattccaaacaaagaagtccatcagaaaaGAAGACTACTGAACACGGGCCTctaccctagatcaggtatttattcggggctcctgagagcctagaaGATGTGCCAGTaggcccccttttatcccaagagTCCGACGAACTATGGTTCTTTTTAGGGTTGGGTTTAGGTTTCTTCATATTCAACTTATTGACTCCTATAGTCTTTCCTACAGGGGTAACAATAAGAGAATTCAGATTACTAACCTTATTAGTCGTCACTCTTCCAGATGAGCCAATGATCGGGGAACTCCCCTTGGTAACAGCATTGGAGTCGAAAAGAGGATTAACCGAGTTGCCAAGGATGGAAGCATGCTCTGCAGATTCCAGGCCAGGCATGCTTAACTCCATCTTATCATTTGATATCTCCGGAACCTGTCCATCCTCAAGAGAGAGGACTCCGAACCTTGACCCTAACCCTGAAGCAGACTCAACACCAGCACCAATCTTGATGTCAGGGGGCTTAATCTTGATCTTAGGAGCAATATGAAGAGAATTCATCTCCTTACTGATGTCTGGAGCTTGATTCCGAGCAGCATTTGCTCGTGGTTTCCTTCTGGCCGACCTTTTGGCAAACATCCAAGGGCCAAAATTCTTGCCTTCACCTTGATTCTCCTCAGCTCTACCTATGTTAGGCACCACCACCTCCTCGACCATCTTCCTTCTCTTAGGGCATCCATCataagtatggccaaacatgccACACTCAAAGCATATATTGTGGataccttcatactcaatatgAAAGGCCCTATCCTGAATGCAGAATTTAGACAGAAGAGGTTTAGCAagatcaatatcgatacagaccctggcaaacttgcctcttactgccccaacggtagttttgtctacatggtgaactttcccaacaaggccTCCAATTTTATTAAGGAATCTCTCACCATAGTATTCAATAGGCAATCCTGGaaatctaacccaagtaaggatcctattaACCGAACAGTCATGAGGGTTGAAATTTGGAACCCATGGCCTTATAGCTAAAACATGATTGGATATTATATAAGGGCCACCATTAACAACTGCATTGAAGTCCTCTGCTcttgtaaatttaatgacataatagtcatttttcAGGTCCGTAatggtaaccttccctttcttCGCCCACTgtgcctggatcctctgggcaaagtaaTTAAAGCTTATCCTTTTCCCAAGAATAGTGACAATTAGAGCTAATTTCCACTTGGATCGTAGGACACGCTTGTCTTCAGAGGAAAGACGGATCACAGGTCACAGTGGGTCCTCTTGTTCTCCATCCTTAATATCAGAGTCGGAAAAGAATTCCTCAGACTCATCCTCGACAATGTCTTCCTCCATCATGGGTTCCTCCTCGACCACCCCTAACACCTTATCTCTCCAGGAAGAGTTCCCCCAGTCATTTTTAAAAGAACGATTTTCAATTGTATCCACAAATTGTTTCGGGCCCGGAATAGCCCTAGAATTAGGGGCCATAGTTTGATCCTCACACGGCCTTCCATCACCATAATCGGCGTACCAGAAGCAGCACCTCCCTCATTCGCATCATCTTCAGGGCAAAGGATACCCACCTCCCCTGAAACAGGGCTCCAAGCCAAACCTTCCGCAGCAAGCGCAGCCATTGCAACCTGATCGGCCTGCGCGCTCTGCACGGCCTGCGCGGCTTTCGCAGCCAGTGCGGCCTGAATAAGCTCCTGCGCCTCAGGCATATCCGCAGGAGAAGCACGCCTGTCCTGAAGTGGCATCTGCGCGGCCTGAGACGTCACCTGCGCGCTAGCCATCCCGCTCCCATCCGAAACCAGAGCCGCGAGATCTCTCCTTTCCCGATCCTGTTCCATCGCCAAAACCCCTGAATCACCCAGAGTCGCCGCCGGATCCGGCTCCCCATCCTCAAACCACGCCGATCTCACACGATCCTGCGATCTTTCCCTAGATCTGTCACCACTCCGCCGCCTACCTCGAGGAGATCCCTCCGATCTCCCATCATCCGCCGCCCACGTCTCCTCCTGCACCGGATCTGTGACAAGCCCGCGCCCCGCCACCGGACTCGACAAATCCAGCACAGATCGGCCGCCCGCCTTAGCCGTCGTCAAGATCGCCCTttcctttgctttttctttcgcCTTCGCCATCCTCCTCTAAATAATCATTTAATCTAATAAgtcaaatatttaattttaaattaaaattattagtaATAATTTTCTAAACTCTTTTATTTAAGAAACATTTTTTGGTATAtttttctaatatatatatatatatatatatatatatttctcacaaaaaaattcataatttaatttttatattttaaaaaatattcacataattaaattcattactttatttttattatttattatatagcTATCATTTAATCATGTCAAtatttataacatttaaatttatatatatagactaaattatattagtaatttttcattttgagagtTTAGGACTGAAAATTTAATGCGTGTAACGGAATCGTTATCTGAAGAGGTCTTATCCgaataaaactcttattgtCCAAATCAGGggaaacgacgtcgttttgattGTGGtcttttaatttaaaaagaagCAGCAGCAGTATATAGAAGCAGCAGGAGACAGATCGATTCTTTACGAATCGCAGCCAGCCGAGCTCCCTCCTCCACCACTGTTTGAACTCCTCCTCTCTCTCCGTCCGGCCAACGTCTTTCTTCTCCGACCGACCGAGTAGTGTTGCCGCCGTCCGGACACCATCTTCAACAATACCTCAATTTCAGATTTAGGGTTAGGTTAGTTAACTTTTACCCTTTAATTTTAATTCATGAATCATGTGTGAAATTGGTATAAATTAGGTTGATTTGATgatttgatgatgatgatagaTGGGTAATTTTATGATGATGATAGCTTATATGGATGTATGTATGTGAAATtggtatatatgtatgtatgtggAGTGGAGtggagagagaagaagaaaatacaGAGCTGAAGATGAACATTAAGAGTCATTAAAAATGGTGAAGTTTTGTGACCCGTGACATTGTTGTTTTGGCACTTGGGGAGCTGCCAAAACATGCCTTGTGTTGTGAATATATATATCCTAAACTCTAACATTTGCTGTACTAGGGACTTATTTTGATGATTTTGAGAGGTTGATGATCCAATTAATTTCTAGGACAAAGGTTAGGGTGCAATTTGAGCTTTAAGCCAAAAGCATAacactcatttttatttttatttagccCTCTGAACTAAGCCTGTTAATGGAGGTCAATGGCCTTTGATCTATTTATATTGGGGAAAAGAATTGCCCAAACTGTTTCCAATGTTACTGTTATCGTTACCGTTGTTTGGACAGGTTTCAATTGATGAAAATGGTATAAGTCAGGGacttatttgatgattttgggAGATTAGGGATTCAATTGAGTTTTAAGATAAAGTATAGGGTGCAAGGGCcttaagccaaaaaaaaaaaaaaatcatggcGTTTGTGGTATAAGTCACGGACTTATTTGATTCTTTTAATTGGTTTGATGGATGAGTTTGTGTGTTTGAAGTTTATGTATATGCCTTTcaattagtgctattttgtctaaaaaaattttacatagagttttgccccccctccctcaaatcctggatccaCCACTGGTCCAAATAGGTTTTATacatgaaattgaaattgacttttatctaattcaCTTCATTTTATATGAAATTCTGTTAGAATTTTAGGTGAATAGCTATAGAGGTATTTTAGAATAGAGTTAGAAAATTGTaggaattaaattttaaaaacttttaaatataatataaatataatatcatataatatatatatatggtgccttctatatatatatatatattagattgcCCAAATAGCAAGTTTTAACAGCATATTTCAAATGTATATTCTCTATTTCTTACTACACAtttcataatttaatttttatattttaaaagatATTGGAATAATTaaattcattattttattttatttttattttattatatagcTATCATTGCCTATGACTATGACTAATTAATTCCTGTATCGGAATAGAACTCATATTTGCCCAAATAGGTTTTAAAAGTGAAATTGACTTGTGCAGAAAACCAGTTTTAGCAAATTATTGATTTGCTAAGTAGAAGGAAAGTAGAAAAGGAACGATGCCAGGAGGAAGAAGTAGCCAATGCTTGACCATGCACCAACCATGGGCTTCCCTGTTGATTTATGGAATCAAGCGCATTGAAGGCAGGTCTTGGCCAGCTCCTATTCGAGGTAAATCGTCTCTTCAACTTTTAATTGTTTCTTACAATTATCAATTTAgggttctttttttttcttttggaaaGAAGGAACGATTCTGCTAATTGATtgattattttgttaattagaAGCTTGAAACCACTCTTCTGTTTTCTTACTACTTTTTCTGATTTTCATTATGGTGTTATGTGGGATTTACTGCCGATTTTTCCTTTCATGCTGCCTATTATTTGAAGcttgatattttagtttttatgaaATAGGCACCCATTATGGTGTTTTAGATTATGGAATTGGAGATTCTCCATTAATTGTaatgctgaatttctttttgTTGATTGGATAACTTTGAATTGCCGGGAAGGAAGTTTCAAAGACCCATGTCCTTTTTTTTTGGTCTTCTTGAGTAAAAATTCATGTTGGATGTCTATTTAAAGCATAAAAGAAAATGGAACTTTTGAGGTTCAGACCTTTGTATTTGGAAAGCATTCTGTTCAGAGATTTGAATGTTGAGATTTTATCACGAGGAGTAAAGCATGACTTGATATTCTTTACAGATTCGTAGAAGTAGGGTAGATAATTTTTAACTCCTAACACATGCAGCTCACTCATGTAATGAACTAGTGGAAACTGGAGAGAGTTGCTGTCTGCACACATGCAGCTTAAGATGTGGAATGTTCATTCTAAGTTACATGTCTGCCTTCCAGTTTATCCCAATTTTAAATTGATAGTCAAACCGCAAACTGTTATGAATTCCATTAAAAGATTTGAATGGAATAAAATAAGTTGCATGTTCTGTTTTTAGACTCTAAACTTCCAATTTATGTGcccaaaattttaaattgagAGCTAAAGCTGAGCAACGGTTTATTAGAAGACTCTCCAAGCACTCTCGTACTTGCTTCGGAGGCAGGTCTACAACATTTTTAATCCATTTAACTAATGCTAAAATAAGTGCACTTTTCTTCATATTCTCCTTCTCATAACCAaatatgttatttattatgaattatcTCATATCTTGTCTTTTGAAGGCCGCCTTTGGATTCATGCTGCAAGTAAAGTTCCAGAGGAAGCTACAATTAAAGCAATGGAGGATTTCTACAGGGAAATCTATGCGGTGAATGGAGTTACTGATATTAAGTTTCCAGAACATTACCCTGTTTCAAGACTTTTAGGTACTTGGTTTGTTGTATTTTTCCAGACTTCTATTTGTTTCATCTAGATGAGTTGTGTTTGTGAAATGTTTTATAGTGGCTTGCTGATGCTTCTCTGAGTCATTATGTGTTTTTAAACATGGGTGCTTTATGATCTTCttctacttgttttgattatctTTTTTCTCTTCTATTGGTAGTTGAATGTTTACTGAGAAAGGAAGTAGCAAATTGACAAATATTTCATTTGACGAATTCTTGTTTGTCAGCATTATTCCGCAGTAGTGTGCATAATAATGCTTCCCCCTTCCCCGGAAGATTCTGTATATTTCATAGACAAGGAGAGGTTTCcataaaaattaatgaaatttatgCTGTTTGTAGGATTAGCAAGCCTTAGAGCAAGTGCTTTATCCATATGTTGATGGCTAATTTTGTGTATGCTACCTTATTTCAAGAGTCACCCTTCTCTAATGATTGTAATCAGAATGCTAGATTTAGGGATGTAGTGATTAGACCATCTAGTATAGTAGTATCTAGTCATCTATAGATGCTTTCCGTGTGTTGGTTGTGCTCTTTGTATGTTCATTATATGTCTTGATTCAGGACTTGAAATGTTGCAGTTCATTTTGATGAGCTCTGTTTGGCTAGTGTATATTCATTTTGGACTGTGGACTAAAAATCGAACATGAACTATCAAAATTGTAAAATCATTTTCAGAACTTTCTTTGACACTGTTTGTTAGCTCCGTCTTTCATTTGGTCCAAAATTTTGATAAACTTAATTATTTGTTTATGTATTTTTATAGGGTGTGTTGAAGTGGTCGGCTGTGTTAGAGGTGTAGAAGTAGCAAGCTGGGAAGCCATACCTGAAGGGGTGGGGAAAAATTCGAGTTTCTGACCTTTTCTAGATCCATGCACTTGGTTTCTTTAATTGATTAAATGTAAACTATGTTCCCTGATTTGGAGTTTTTCTTAACCTACAGGTAAGGTTAGAGGGACAAACAGATTTTTGCTGGCTTTGTGAACAGCCACAGGTGTGCCCTCTGCAGTTACCCTGACTTTTAGAAGTGTTCTTATTTGCTATTTTATATTTActctaatttttattaaatatattttttttttcagaaattgCTAGTTCCATTTGAGATGCGAGGCTTTCAACGTGTTTATAATTTGGAAAAGAAGGTATGTgttgtaaaaaaagtaaatttgcAGCGTAGTTATTCATATGATGTTGTCAAGTTTGATATTCATGGAAGGTTTGTAACTTTGACAGGTATATGAGGCTGCAGTTAGAGGTCTGACCCCAGTGAATGGTCCAATGCCAGTAAGATTTCCCCTTCCAAATCCTTGTGATCCCTTTTCCTTAAAACCCGGGTCTATATCCAAGAGATTACCTCATAAATCATCTCAAGTGGAGAAATCATCAAGTCTTAGTGCAGCAATTGCTGGTGCTCGTGCAGCAGCTACTCAGTTCAGCAAGAATGATCAAAATCGCCTAACAAATAATATTCAGAATAACAG encodes:
- the LOC136220209 gene encoding uncharacterized protein isoform X2 yields the protein MPGGRSSQCLTMHQPWASLLIYGIKRIEGRSWPAPIRGRLWIHAASKVPEEATIKAMEDFYREIYAVNGVTDIKFPEHYPVSRLLGCVEVVGCVRGVEVASWEAIPEGVRLEGQTDFCWLCEQPQKLLVPFEMRGFQRVYNLEKKVYEAAVRGLTPVNGPMPVRFPLPNPCDPFSLKPGSISKRLPHKSSQVEKSSSLSAAIAGARAAATQFSKNDQNRLTNNIQNNSSNSRSSDQVKSKPLSEEHKTLQHSSLDEVPNDESSELNDAKRSDHIQDVGTSSHSRAGADMKRTAGASAKV
- the LOC136220209 gene encoding uncharacterized protein isoform X1, yielding MPGGRSSQCLTMHQPWASLLIYGIKRIEGRSWPAPIRGRLWIHAASKVPEEATIKAMEDFYREIYAVNGVTDIKFPEHYPVSRLLGCVEVVGCVRGVEVASWEAIPEGVRLEGQTDFCWLCEQPQKLLVPFEMRGFQRVYNLEKKVYEAAVRGLTPVNGPMPVRFPLPNPCDPFSLKPGSISKRLPHKSSQVEKSSSLSAAIAGARAAATQFSKNDQNRLTNNIQNNSSNSRSSDQVKSKPLSEEHKTLQHSSLDEVPNDESSELNDAKRSDHIQDVGTSSHSRAGADMKRTAGASAKIFAVAVNSLKRNRTTF
- the LOC136220209 gene encoding uncharacterized protein isoform X3, which produces MPGGRSSQCLTMHQPWASLLIYGIKRIEGRSWPAPIRGRLWIHAASKVPEEATIKAMEDFYREIYAVNGVTDIKFPEHYPVSRLLGCVEVVGCVRGVEVASWEAIPEGVRLEGQTDFCWLCEQPQKLLVPFEMRGFQRVYNLEKKVYEAAVRGLTPVNGPMPVRFPLPNPCDPFSLKPGSISKRLPHKSSQVEKSSSLSAAIAGARAAATQFSKNDQNRLTNNIQNNSSNSRSSDQVKSKPLSEEHKTLQHSSLDEVPNDESSELNDAKRSDHIQDVGTSSHSRAGADMKRTAGASAK